The following is a genomic window from Verrucosispora sp. WMMD573.
TGGGGGCAGTGGAGCCCGCTGCGCGGCCGGCTATTTCCCGGCACCGCCATCTTCGTCACCGAGAAACCGGCCCGCTGAGGAACGACGCCGTGCCGGACGGTCAGTGCGACGCCGTCGTCCCCGGGTGGCGTTACGCTCACCACATGAGCGCCGAGCCCATCCCGACATCACCTGGCCCCTGGTGTCCGGACCCGATGCGGCAGCAGCGTGCGGACTACACGCTGGAGGACCTGCTCGCCCTGCCGGATGACGCCCCCCGCGTCGAACTCGTCGACGGAGTCATCCACGTGACACCCTCCCCCACCCTGGGCCATCAGGACATCTCCAGTCTGATGTGGCTGTGGTTGCGATCCCACGCGCCAGCGCACCTGCGTGCCGCCCAGGCGATCGGCGTCGGGCTCAGCCACAACACCAGCCGACAACCGGACGTGCTGCTCTGCCGCGCCGGACTGCCCGCCGACCGGTCCCGGCTGCGGCCGGCGGACGTCGTGCTGGCCGTCGAGGTCGTCTCGCCGGGTACCCGCCGCGTCGACAGGTTCGCCAAGCCGGGCGAGTACGCCGCCGCCGGCATCCCCTTCTACTGGCGCATCGAGCAGAACCCGGTGCGCGTGTACGCCTACCGCCTCGGCGACCGGATCGGGCCGGGCGGGGAGCGGCAGTACGAACTCGTCGCCGACAGCACGGAACTGGTCGAGCTGACCGAACCCTTCGAGATCAAACTTCCGGTCCGCGACCTCACTCCATAGCCCCGACCGAGCACGTGACCGGGCGGCGGCGTTTTCACCGACGACCCCCGGGTACCCGAACACCATGGCCGACCAGGAGTTCCGCAAGGGCGACCACGTCTCCTGGGCCAGCCACAGCGGCCGGGCCCACGGTGTGGTCAAGGAGAAGCTGACCGAACGGACCCACGTACGCGGGCACGCGGTGGACGCGTCACCGGAGCAGCCGCAGTACCGCATCCGCAACGACGACTCGGGTCGCGATGTGGCCCACCGTCCGGAGGTGCTGCGCCGTGAGCAGTCGTGACGACCCGGACCAGACCTACCGGGAGTTCACCGAGGCGGTGAACATGAAACCCGGCGAGTTGTCCAAGTGGCTGGACACCGACGAGTCCAAGCATGTCGGCTGGCGGAGGAAGGGCAGCGGGGGCGGCGAGACGGTCGGCCACGAGTCCGGCCGGAAGATCATCGATCTGTTGCGCCGCAAGCGTGGCCAGCTGACCGAGGCCGACTACAAACACATGCGCAAGGTCGTCGGGTACGTCCGACGGCACATGGCGCAGCGTCCCAGCGGCGACGTCCGTGACACCCGGTGGCGGTACTCGCTGATGAACTGGGGTCACGACCCGGTCAAGGCCCCGTTGCCACCGCCCGGCGGCCCCTCCCGCAAGGCCCTCGACCGGCACGGCGCCCCACCCAAGTCCCGCCGAGGCCCCGGCCGCTGAGCTCCACAACCGTGCACCCACCCGCCAGCACACCAGCAGGCGACCATTTCGGCGTAGTTGCTGTGTCCACCCACCCGCGAGGCAGCAACTTGCCCGACACTGCGCGGCGTCAGCGCACGGTCCGTCCGCAGGACCGAGACCCGTGTCCCGTGACCACGTCAGGGTTTCAGGGCAGCCCGGCCCGTGCAGGGATCAAGCCTGACCG
Proteins encoded in this region:
- a CDS encoding DUF3140 domain-containing protein; the encoded protein is MSSRDDPDQTYREFTEAVNMKPGELSKWLDTDESKHVGWRRKGSGGGETVGHESGRKIIDLLRRKRGQLTEADYKHMRKVVGYVRRHMAQRPSGDVRDTRWRYSLMNWGHDPVKAPLPPPGGPSRKALDRHGAPPKSRRGPGR
- a CDS encoding Uma2 family endonuclease translates to MSAEPIPTSPGPWCPDPMRQQRADYTLEDLLALPDDAPRVELVDGVIHVTPSPTLGHQDISSLMWLWLRSHAPAHLRAAQAIGVGLSHNTSRQPDVLLCRAGLPADRSRLRPADVVLAVEVVSPGTRRVDRFAKPGEYAAAGIPFYWRIEQNPVRVYAYRLGDRIGPGGERQYELVADSTELVELTEPFEIKLPVRDLTP
- a CDS encoding DUF2945 domain-containing protein, producing MADQEFRKGDHVSWASHSGRAHGVVKEKLTERTHVRGHAVDASPEQPQYRIRNDDSGRDVAHRPEVLRREQS